In a single window of the Bacillus mycoides genome:
- the nuoB gene encoding NADH-quinone oxidoreductase subunit NuoB: MVINFEELHPQERAELERNIFFSTLEQLKGWARSNSLWPMTFGLACCAIEMMGVGSSHYDLDRFGSFFRTSPRQSDVMIVSGTVTKKMAPIVRRLYDQMPEPKWVIAMGSCATAGGPYVNSYAVVKGVDQIVPVDVYIPGCPPNPAALIYGINKLKEKIRYEARTGKQVTNK; the protein is encoded by the coding sequence ATGGTTATAAATTTTGAGGAATTACACCCACAGGAGCGAGCGGAATTAGAAAGGAATATCTTTTTTTCTACATTGGAACAGTTGAAGGGATGGGCGCGGAGCAACTCTTTATGGCCGATGACATTTGGACTGGCATGCTGTGCGATTGAAATGATGGGAGTAGGCTCATCACATTACGATTTAGATCGATTTGGGTCATTTTTTCGGACTTCACCAAGACAATCGGACGTCATGATTGTGTCAGGAACGGTAACGAAGAAAATGGCACCTATTGTTCGGCGCCTATATGATCAAATGCCTGAACCGAAGTGGGTAATTGCGATGGGATCTTGTGCAACGGCCGGTGGTCCGTATGTGAATTCGTATGCTGTTGTGAAAGGTGTAGATCAAATTGTACCAGTTGATGTGTATATTCCTGGATGCCCTCCAAATCCTGCTGCTTTAATTTATGGAATTAATAAATTAAAAGAAAAAATTCGTTACGAGGCGAGGACCGGGAAGCAGGTGACGAATAAATGA
- the nuoA gene encoding NADH-quinone oxidoreductase subunit NuoA produces MASVYENSYMIVLIFLLLGILLPVVALTLGKMLRPNKPSAAKATTYESGIEPFHDANIRFHARYYIFALLFVIFDVETLFLYPWAVAYDKLGLFALIEMLIFVVMLLVGLAYAWKKKVLQWL; encoded by the coding sequence ATGGCAAGTGTATATGAAAATAGTTATATGATCGTTTTGATTTTCTTGCTATTAGGTATATTGCTGCCGGTAGTGGCTCTTACATTAGGGAAAATGCTGCGTCCAAACAAACCGAGTGCAGCGAAAGCGACGACGTATGAGAGTGGAATTGAGCCTTTTCATGATGCAAATATTCGGTTTCATGCTCGTTATTACATTTTCGCTTTATTGTTCGTCATCTTTGATGTAGAAACTTTATTTTTATACCCATGGGCTGTTGCATATGACAAGCTTGGTTTATTTGCACTGATTGAAATGCTCATTTTTGTTGTGATGTTGCTAGTTGGATTAGCGTATGCTTGGAAAAAGAAGGTGTTACAATGGTTATAA
- a CDS encoding EAL domain-containing protein, which translates to MKKQTHVSILISISLLYIAIHYVSMSFLYEYALPFQILTGISTILIDITICSYIFYFSNIKQGLSRLFWITLTIGSFSYFIGDIVVAYQRLILHDYYTFVDPSDFFYLLFLISFAFAFLYEIIYGRDLLEQLFTICDICIIVTAQFTLSYYLLIERTIHIFTTSYIDMFVQLTYPMADLLFLLIGINLLFRPLSLLPKQVGALLGSALILYATTDSIYAYIKYFQPEHSMFTVAPFYQVTLLLVAIACILHTKEPEKQEQILLTPQFGESIRLSLPYISVVMLIVFILVENVFAPIVVIGLMVTFAFVLIRHTLVRRQNKILLLAQMQFSLELEKQIELRTEDLVEQKNELYHNQQMFKSLYEHHPDPIFTLDLYGNFLNVNNAGTTLLGYQTNELLNQPYYSLMYEEDLEEIITAFHHVKKGKSISLEIRAYHKNRDIYYLHVTAVPIFLKEHISGAYLMIKDITESKQQQEQINFLAYHDTLTELANRRSFHQQLEKAIARAKISKRPFAVMFLDLDRFKVINDTLGHRVGDLLLIAVAKRLERISTSNMKLARLAGDEFTILIEDYKEDRDVQKIADMIVLSMNEPFEIENQHLQISPSIGIAIYPEAGEDPLSILQHADMAMYETKNKGKNGSSLYTKELYKKMERKARIEKDLPLALVNKEFFLVYQPQVDITTNKIIGAEALIRWKHPLLGDISPCEFIPIVEETPQVIPLGHWVLRESCRQLKIWQSFGYTNLKMSVNLSAKEFQQNQLIENISQILKDVKIDPKDVTLELTERIAMIDEKETLSRLKQLKEYGIQTSIDDFGTGYSSLAYLSIFPIDTLKVPKEFTQLADHRPEERAIVSTILSLANTLNLSVVAEGIETEKQLKFLQKNNCKYMQGYYFSKPLTSKQFIKFLQKTPSMNQ; encoded by the coding sequence ATGAAAAAACAAACACATGTAAGTATTCTTATAAGCATTTCATTGTTGTATATAGCTATTCATTACGTATCAATGTCCTTTTTATATGAGTACGCACTCCCATTTCAAATATTAACTGGAATAAGTACCATATTAATTGATATTACAATTTGCAGTTATATATTTTATTTTTCAAATATAAAACAAGGGTTATCTCGTTTGTTTTGGATAACATTAACTATCGGATCCTTCTCTTATTTCATCGGCGATATAGTAGTTGCTTATCAACGCTTAATTCTGCATGACTACTATACATTCGTTGATCCATCAGACTTTTTTTACTTATTATTTTTAATTAGCTTTGCATTTGCCTTTCTATATGAAATTATTTATGGCCGAGATTTATTGGAACAGCTTTTTACGATATGTGATATTTGTATTATTGTTACTGCTCAATTTACTTTAAGCTACTATTTACTTATTGAAAGAACCATTCATATTTTTACAACATCATATATCGACATGTTTGTTCAACTCACGTATCCAATGGCTGATCTACTCTTTCTTTTAATAGGAATCAACCTTTTATTCAGACCATTATCCTTACTACCAAAGCAAGTTGGTGCTCTTCTTGGCAGTGCTTTAATTTTGTATGCTACTACGGATTCTATTTATGCTTATATAAAATACTTCCAGCCTGAGCACTCTATGTTCACAGTTGCTCCATTCTATCAAGTAACCTTATTATTGGTAGCAATCGCTTGTATACTTCACACAAAAGAGCCCGAAAAACAAGAACAAATATTACTAACGCCTCAATTTGGTGAATCAATCCGATTATCATTACCGTATATTTCTGTCGTGATGCTTATTGTTTTTATATTGGTCGAAAATGTTTTTGCACCTATCGTAGTAATTGGACTTATGGTAACTTTCGCCTTCGTTCTCATACGCCATACGTTAGTTCGAAGACAAAATAAAATATTATTGCTAGCACAAATGCAATTCAGCTTAGAACTCGAGAAACAAATCGAACTACGTACAGAAGATTTAGTAGAACAAAAAAATGAGTTATATCATAACCAACAAATGTTTAAATCTTTATACGAGCATCATCCAGATCCAATTTTCACATTAGATTTGTACGGTAATTTTCTCAATGTGAACAACGCTGGAACTACTTTACTCGGTTATCAAACGAATGAATTATTAAACCAACCATACTATTCACTTATGTATGAAGAAGATTTAGAAGAAATCATTACTGCCTTTCATCACGTGAAAAAAGGGAAATCTATTTCTTTAGAAATACGGGCATATCATAAAAATAGAGATATTTACTACTTACATGTTACAGCTGTTCCCATCTTTTTAAAGGAACATATTTCTGGGGCCTATTTAATGATTAAAGATATTACAGAAAGCAAGCAGCAACAAGAGCAAATTAATTTCCTAGCATATCACGATACCTTAACGGAACTTGCGAATCGCCGTTCATTTCATCAACAGTTAGAAAAGGCAATTGCACGAGCAAAAATATCAAAAAGACCTTTTGCTGTTATGTTTCTCGATTTAGACCGTTTTAAAGTTATTAACGATACTCTCGGTCACCGGGTAGGAGATCTTCTTTTAATTGCTGTAGCAAAAAGACTAGAACGAATATCGACGTCAAATATGAAACTTGCTCGGTTAGCTGGGGATGAATTCACAATTCTTATAGAAGATTATAAAGAAGATAGAGATGTACAAAAAATAGCTGATATGATTGTACTATCTATGAATGAGCCATTCGAAATTGAAAATCAACATTTACAAATCTCGCCAAGTATCGGGATTGCAATATACCCAGAAGCAGGCGAAGATCCGTTATCTATTTTACAACATGCTGATATGGCCATGTACGAAACCAAAAATAAAGGAAAGAATGGTAGCTCACTTTATACGAAAGAGTTATATAAAAAAATGGAGCGAAAAGCTCGAATTGAAAAAGATTTACCACTTGCTTTAGTAAATAAAGAATTCTTTCTCGTCTATCAACCACAAGTTGACATTACAACGAATAAAATCATCGGTGCCGAAGCTTTAATCCGTTGGAAACATCCACTATTAGGTGACATTTCACCATGTGAGTTCATTCCAATTGTGGAAGAGACTCCGCAGGTCATCCCACTTGGGCATTGGGTGCTACGAGAGTCTTGTCGTCAACTAAAAATATGGCAAAGTTTTGGATACACAAACTTAAAAATGAGTGTCAATTTATCAGCGAAAGAATTTCAACAAAATCAATTAATCGAAAATATTTCACAAATACTAAAGGACGTTAAAATTGACCCGAAAGATGTAACACTTGAACTAACAGAACGAATTGCGATGATTGATGAAAAAGAAACATTATCGAGACTAAAGCAATTAAAAGAATATGGTATTCAAACGTCCATTGATGACTTCGGTACCGGCTACTCTTCTCTTGCTTATTTATCAATTTTCCCTATCGATACATTAAAAGTACCAAAAGAATTTACACAACTAGCCGATCATCGGCCTGAAGAAAGAGCCATCGTTTCCACTATCCTTTCCCTTGCAAATACTTTAAATCTCTCTGTCGTTGCTGAAGGAATTGAAACAGAAAAACAGCTTAAGTTTCTGCAAAAAAACAACTGTAAATACATGCAAGGTTACTATTTCAGTAAACCTCTAACAAGTAAACAGTTTATAAAATTCCTACAAAAAACACCCAGTATGAACCAATAG
- a CDS encoding DUF975 family protein: protein MISDLKGEALDSLEGKWGLAVGATLLISILTSAFSFSIQFLLSQVWEWKEVNSSLSIDVITILLVGPLTLGGYCLALHIIREKEARIGHIFRWFTEGSKFIKSFLLYIVVNIYIFLWCLLFIIPGIIKSFSYAMTYFIINDHPEYSINQAITESRRMMAGHKMEYFILCLSFIGWFILSCITLGIGFLWLIPYFYTTTAAFYEEIAEEYYEKRIPTL, encoded by the coding sequence ATGATTAGTGATTTAAAAGGAGAAGCGCTAGATTCACTGGAAGGAAAATGGGGCTTAGCTGTTGGGGCAACATTACTTATTTCGATTCTTACTTCAGCTTTTAGTTTTAGTATTCAGTTCCTTCTCTCTCAGGTTTGGGAGTGGAAAGAAGTGAATAGCTCACTTTCAATAGATGTTATTACAATATTGCTGGTGGGGCCTTTAACGCTAGGGGGTTATTGTTTAGCACTACATATAATTCGTGAAAAAGAAGCGCGTATTGGGCATATATTTAGATGGTTTACAGAAGGAAGTAAGTTTATAAAGTCATTTTTATTATATATAGTAGTAAACATTTATATTTTCTTATGGTGTTTACTATTTATTATTCCAGGCATTATTAAATCATTTTCTTATGCGATGACGTATTTTATTATAAATGATCATCCTGAGTATTCAATAAATCAAGCTATTACAGAAAGTCGTCGTATGATGGCTGGACATAAGATGGAGTATTTCATTTTATGTTTAAGTTTTATTGGTTGGTTTATATTAAGTTGTATTACATTAGGGATTGGATTTTTATGGTTGATTCCATATTTTTATACAACGACAGCAGCTTTTTACGAAGAGATTGCAGAAGAATATTACGAAAAAAGAATTCCGACACTTTAA
- a CDS encoding NADH-quinone oxidoreductase subunit C produces the protein MSDPNKDLESMKREAARHAKEEARKRLAAKHEAEMSKLEGEHREKEKALPKDKGINVEEAKRLAAAAAKAKAAALAKQKREGSEEVTDEKKAKAKAKAAAAAKAKAAALTKQKREGSEEVTDEEKVKAEAKAAAAAKAKAAALAKQKREGSEEVTDEEKAKAKAKAAAAAKAKAAVLAKQKREGSEEVTDEEKAKAKAKAVAAAKAKAAALAKQKASQGEGDSGDEKAKAIAAAKAKAAAAARAKGSVNKIEDEPQQEEPSVNQPYLNRYVEVVKERVGGYALVDSYINKLSKDVPTLVAEPSKYYEVMELMRFHEGLAFDYMSELHATDFVTHMEVYVHLFSYGKKQSVAVKVKLDREAPQVKSVTPLWKGADWPERETYDLLGIVFEGHPNLSRILMPDDWVGYPLRKDYEPYDVEV, from the coding sequence ATGAGTGATCCAAATAAAGACTTAGAAAGCATGAAAAGAGAAGCAGCCCGTCATGCGAAAGAGGAAGCGCGAAAACGTCTTGCTGCGAAACATGAGGCGGAAATGTCTAAACTTGAAGGAGAACATCGAGAAAAAGAGAAAGCGCTACCAAAAGATAAGGGGATTAATGTAGAAGAAGCGAAACGGCTTGCCGCAGCAGCTGCAAAAGCGAAAGCGGCGGCACTAGCGAAGCAAAAGCGAGAAGGGTCAGAAGAGGTAACGGACGAAAAAAAAGCAAAAGCGAAGGCGAAAGCCGCAGCAGCTGCAAAAGCGAAAGCAGCGGCACTAACGAAGCAAAAGCGAGAAGGGTCAGAAGAAGTAACGGACGAGGAAAAAGTTAAAGCAGAGGCGAAAGCCGCAGCAGCTGCAAAAGCGAAAGCGGCGGCACTAGCGAAGCAAAAGCGAGAAGGGTCAGAAGAGGTAACGGACGAAGAAAAAGCAAAAGCGAAGGCGAAAGCTGCAGCAGCTGCCAAAGCAAAAGCAGCGGTATTAGCGAAGCAAAAGCGAGAAGGATCAGAAGAAGTAACGGACGAAGAAAAAGCCAAAGCGAAGGCAAAGGCTGTAGCAGCTGCAAAAGCAAAAGCAGCAGCGTTAGCGAAGCAGAAAGCCTCACAAGGTGAGGGGGATTCTGGAGATGAGAAAGCAAAGGCAATTGCAGCCGCGAAAGCGAAAGCCGCTGCTGCGGCAAGGGCAAAGGGATCTGTAAATAAGATAGAAGACGAACCGCAGCAGGAAGAACCATCAGTTAACCAACCATATTTAAATCGCTATGTGGAGGTTGTTAAGGAGAGGGTAGGAGGATATGCATTAGTAGATTCCTATATTAATAAGCTTTCAAAAGATGTTCCAACTCTTGTGGCGGAGCCTTCGAAATATTATGAAGTGATGGAATTAATGCGATTCCATGAGGGGCTTGCTTTTGATTATATGTCAGAGCTACATGCGACAGATTTTGTGACACATATGGAAGTATACGTTCATTTATTTTCATATGGAAAGAAACAGTCAGTAGCAGTGAAGGTAAAGCTGGATAGGGAAGCGCCGCAAGTAAAATCGGTGACGCCGCTTTGGAAAGGGGCAGATTGGCCGGAGCGTGAAACGTATGATTTGCTCGGTATTGTATTTGAAGGTCATCCTAATTTATCTCGCATTTTAATGCCGGATGATTGGGTGGGGTATCCGCTTAGGAAGGATTATGAACCGTATGATGTGGAGGTGTAG